The following are from one region of the Arthrobacter sp. TMP15 genome:
- a CDS encoding TIGR01906 family membrane protein, translating into MTENSKPQDSAHNAAPKTTPSERVGEPASKVEIADATGTAETAAVADTAATAGPSIVTQKGGPRRAASLPDSGSSSSRASSTKIRVDDAAEPMRAAGRLPRLPSDDEIAADLTQDSNEVDTSADLEAAPNSMTTARTRTQEMAKRQAAMDRAANTKPVLTRVFQVLIAVFYPIVLLVLSIRLVTSSVFLWVEYHRPGFPADSFGFSTEDRMTYGSYTIDYLLNFSPPRYLGDLVNNLGNPLFLTREVGHMADVKGVIVMAFLAGLVLAVIMIIGMVYLAGRSVGGIRRALFAGSIATLALILALGVLAVTGWEQFFTEFHRIFFADGTWTFYTDDTLIRLFPSQFWMDAGIFIGVFVLVVSSLTLAFTWPTKDRRLAVGAAQRPGRRSV; encoded by the coding sequence GTGACCGAGAATTCAAAGCCCCAGGACTCAGCCCACAACGCTGCACCGAAAACGACTCCGTCGGAGCGTGTTGGCGAACCTGCCAGCAAGGTGGAAATAGCGGATGCCACAGGGACTGCTGAAACAGCGGCCGTGGCTGATACCGCTGCGACAGCTGGGCCTTCTATTGTCACGCAAAAGGGCGGTCCGCGCCGAGCAGCTTCGTTACCGGATTCGGGCTCCTCATCCTCACGTGCTTCCAGTACCAAGATCAGGGTCGACGACGCGGCCGAGCCCATGCGGGCGGCTGGTAGGCTACCGCGGTTACCCAGTGATGACGAGATTGCCGCGGACCTGACACAGGACAGCAACGAGGTGGATACAAGTGCTGACCTCGAGGCAGCCCCCAACAGCATGACCACGGCGCGTACGCGGACGCAGGAGATGGCCAAGCGACAGGCCGCCATGGATAGGGCCGCCAACACCAAACCGGTGTTGACACGCGTTTTTCAGGTGTTGATCGCGGTGTTTTATCCGATCGTTTTGCTTGTTCTCTCAATACGGTTGGTCACCTCCTCAGTCTTTCTCTGGGTTGAGTATCACCGCCCGGGTTTCCCTGCCGATTCTTTTGGTTTCAGCACTGAGGACCGGATGACCTACGGTTCCTACACCATCGATTATTTGCTTAATTTTTCCCCACCGCGGTACTTGGGTGACCTTGTCAATAACCTTGGCAATCCCTTGTTCCTGACAAGAGAGGTTGGCCATATGGCCGATGTCAAGGGTGTCATTGTCATGGCGTTCTTGGCCGGTCTTGTCCTGGCGGTGATCATGATCATCGGCATGGTGTACCTTGCCGGACGCAGTGTTGGCGGGATTCGGCGTGCCCTGTTTGCCGGCTCCATTGCAACGCTGGCCTTGATACTGGCTCTGGGTGTACTTGCTGTGACCGGTTGGGAACAGTTCTTCACAGAGTTCCACCGAATATTCTTTGCCGACGGCACCTGGACTTTCTATACCGATGACACATTGATCCGATTGTTCCCAAGCCAGTTCTGGATGGACGCGGGCATATTTATCGGAGTATTTGTTCTGGTTGTCTCCTCTTTGACCTTGGCTTTCACCTGGCCCACCAAGGACCGCCGCTTAGCCGTGGGTGCGGCCCAACGGCCGGGCCGGCGCTCAGTCTAG
- a CDS encoding DUF5719 family protein: MPEIKDSGAEDNIPDSKSLPEKAVPNESGPPVTQPTLPKDGSGGAAVPKKADAPERAAKKVAAAQKKAASKQTAKPKKKTVGHVDTASGSETAAADEQKKRGEVKLATTQSVRHSQRKVSRRWPAVLAGVATLALAVGVVGAGTLYPGADATTETTPVPHPLPVGETSANCQGPTQLLAGSAVGADPEFSASPSSTNTLLDAVVLSGSTGDLPGAEVQSLDGKSTPLFTVAQAPASAAPSPSAMTGKPKARAEVVRGKSMQASSVLRLQPLGEEASRGSGSVVVDAADGDLAGLAAASCQTPSNELWLSGASTTVGRTAILVISNSSQSPATVSLEFFSGNGPLQAPAGKGLVIDAGTVRSVVLSGLAPDQELLSVHLKSAGGAVSAVIQQSILRGLTPGGIDYLAPVQAPSSALVIPGVRVQDPGAATKISAQAGYEDATTALTVTVPGLRDSVVEVKAYGPEGQVALPNGGVFTAVAGKVNQLSLAGLAKGTYSLSVRADEAVAATVRLVNSTKEGEAVDMAFVPSAARLGDTHLVSLPQNATSSLVFSAPDDGATVNLVPISEKGVLGVSKEVKLKAGNTVTVDPSALLGSGTAAVLVSASGAPSYGTQLLGTADSANIAVLPIVGTSAGAQAINLTLGY; the protein is encoded by the coding sequence GTGCCTGAGATCAAGGACAGCGGCGCAGAGGATAATATCCCTGACAGCAAGTCACTGCCGGAAAAGGCAGTTCCCAACGAATCAGGGCCACCGGTGACCCAACCGACACTGCCTAAGGACGGGTCGGGGGGCGCTGCTGTGCCTAAGAAGGCTGATGCGCCTGAAAGGGCTGCAAAGAAGGTTGCGGCTGCCCAAAAAAAGGCCGCATCAAAGCAGACAGCTAAACCGAAGAAAAAGACGGTTGGGCATGTTGATACTGCCAGCGGTTCTGAAACTGCTGCTGCTGATGAGCAGAAAAAGCGCGGAGAAGTTAAGCTTGCCACGACGCAAAGTGTGCGGCACTCCCAACGCAAGGTCAGCCGTCGTTGGCCTGCCGTTTTGGCAGGTGTTGCCACACTAGCTCTGGCTGTTGGAGTAGTGGGTGCCGGTACTTTATATCCGGGCGCCGATGCCACCACCGAGACTACGCCGGTTCCGCACCCGTTGCCGGTCGGTGAAACCTCGGCCAACTGTCAGGGGCCCACTCAGCTGCTGGCTGGGTCGGCGGTGGGAGCGGATCCGGAGTTCTCAGCCAGTCCCTCATCCACCAATACTCTGCTCGATGCGGTTGTCCTCAGCGGTTCCACGGGTGATCTACCGGGTGCCGAAGTGCAGTCTCTCGACGGGAAATCTACGCCACTTTTCACTGTGGCGCAGGCGCCTGCAAGTGCGGCGCCCAGCCCCAGTGCTATGACGGGTAAGCCCAAGGCGCGGGCCGAGGTGGTGCGTGGAAAGTCAATGCAGGCGTCTTCGGTACTGCGCTTGCAGCCGCTGGGCGAAGAAGCCTCTCGGGGAAGTGGTTCCGTCGTGGTTGATGCCGCCGATGGGGACCTTGCCGGGTTGGCTGCCGCGAGTTGCCAAACGCCGTCGAACGAGTTGTGGCTCTCGGGTGCAAGTACAACGGTAGGGCGGACGGCTATTCTTGTCATCTCTAATTCATCGCAGAGCCCTGCCACAGTCTCACTTGAGTTTTTCAGCGGCAATGGGCCTTTGCAAGCACCTGCTGGCAAGGGTTTGGTGATTGATGCAGGCACCGTCCGTTCAGTGGTGCTTTCAGGTCTGGCCCCTGACCAAGAACTTCTCAGCGTTCATCTAAAGAGTGCCGGAGGCGCTGTGAGCGCCGTGATCCAGCAGTCGATCCTGCGCGGTCTGACACCCGGAGGCATCGATTATTTGGCTCCCGTACAGGCACCGTCCTCAGCACTGGTCATTCCCGGTGTGCGTGTTCAGGACCCGGGTGCCGCAACAAAAATTTCTGCCCAGGCAGGGTATGAGGATGCCACCACGGCATTGACAGTGACGGTGCCTGGTTTGCGTGACTCGGTTGTGGAGGTCAAGGCATACGGTCCGGAGGGGCAGGTGGCGTTGCCTAACGGTGGCGTGTTCACCGCCGTCGCAGGCAAAGTCAATCAGCTCTCTTTGGCGGGTTTGGCTAAGGGAACGTATTCCCTTAGCGTGCGTGCCGACGAGGCCGTGGCAGCCACTGTGCGACTGGTCAATTCAACTAAAGAGGGCGAAGCCGTTGATATGGCTTTTGTGCCTTCAGCAGCACGGCTTGGGGACACGCATCTTGTCTCTTTGCCGCAAAATGCAACCTCAAGTTTAGTATTTTCTGCTCCGGACGATGGCGCCACAGTGAACCTTGTACCAATCTCCGAGAAGGGGGTACTGGGTGTGAGCAAGGAAGTGAAGCTCAAGGCCGGAAATACTGTAACGGTGGATCCCTCAGCTCTGCTGGGCTCCGGAACCGCAGCCGTTTTGGTCTCCGCTTCGGGGGCTCCCAGTTATGGCACACAATTACTGGGCACTGCCGACTCGGCCAATATTGCTGTTTTGCCGATCGTGGGTACATCAGCTGGCGCCCAGGCAATCAACCTCACGTTAGGTTACTGA
- a CDS encoding Ig-like domain-containing protein, with the protein MGELEESRTPRRGWRIALVSLVVFGLATGVAGCTTPTGAPAPAPSTSAQASPTPTVAAEPATVVLTPEKDATFVNPVSEVLAVVDNGTVYNAVLKETATGEVIDGERDPSGSKWSSKTPLKFDTAYTLDVTVVNPEGDQSNRVSTFNTVPASHEADAILYPGAGSTVGVGQPLEFNFSEPVANKEAVENAIKITTSTGQVGAFRWYTDQMVRYRAADYWPANSQVNVDMKLLGIDIGNGMIANFNKNYNVNIGNKVVMEADAANMSVSILVNDQVARTFSATLGDTEFPSASGYIVITADKQRYATFKAASIGLKPGDPGDYGSVDVEFATRLSKSGIFIHQATASAMPYLGVANLSHGCIGLSAEGAGWVFQNMRAGDLVHTVGTPNETIAPTDGFGDWNIPFEQYASR; encoded by the coding sequence ATGGGTGAGTTGGAAGAGAGCCGGACGCCCCGCCGTGGGTGGCGGATCGCGCTGGTCTCCTTGGTCGTTTTTGGACTTGCAACGGGCGTTGCTGGTTGTACAACACCAACGGGCGCTCCTGCTCCTGCGCCATCGACAAGCGCCCAAGCCTCTCCCACACCTACCGTGGCGGCTGAACCAGCCACGGTAGTGCTGACTCCTGAAAAGGACGCAACGTTCGTCAACCCGGTCTCGGAAGTCTTGGCCGTGGTAGATAACGGCACAGTTTATAACGCTGTCCTGAAGGAAACCGCCACCGGTGAGGTCATCGATGGGGAGCGAGATCCCAGCGGCAGCAAGTGGTCTTCAAAGACTCCGCTTAAGTTCGACACCGCTTACACCCTTGACGTTACAGTCGTTAATCCGGAGGGCGATCAGAGCAACCGAGTGAGCACCTTCAACACTGTTCCTGCATCACACGAGGCCGACGCGATCCTGTATCCGGGAGCCGGCTCAACGGTGGGCGTTGGGCAGCCGCTGGAATTCAATTTCAGCGAACCGGTGGCGAACAAGGAAGCCGTCGAGAACGCTATTAAGATCACCACCAGCACTGGCCAAGTAGGGGCTTTTAGGTGGTACACGGATCAGATGGTTCGTTACCGTGCGGCCGATTATTGGCCCGCCAACTCACAAGTCAATGTTGATATGAAGTTGCTGGGGATCGACATTGGCAATGGGATGATCGCCAACTTCAACAAAAACTACAACGTCAACATCGGCAACAAGGTGGTGATGGAGGCTGACGCAGCCAATATGAGCGTGAGCATCCTGGTCAATGACCAGGTTGCACGGACTTTTAGCGCTACTTTGGGTGATACCGAATTCCCCTCAGCCTCCGGGTACATAGTGATCACAGCCGATAAACAAAGGTATGCAACTTTCAAGGCTGCAAGCATTGGCTTGAAGCCAGGGGACCCGGGTGATTACGGCTCAGTCGATGTTGAATTCGCCACCCGCTTGTCAAAGAGTGGTATTTTCATCCACCAGGCCACCGCATCCGCCATGCCCTATCTTGGGGTTGCAAACCTCTCACACGGCTGCATTGGCCTATCCGCTGAGGGTGCAGGCTGGGTGTTCCAAAACATGCGGGCCGGGGACCTGGTCCACACCGTGGGCACACCGAATGAAACTATTGCACCTACCGACGGGTTCGGAGACTGGAACATCCCATTTGAGCAGTACGCCTCTCGCTGA
- a CDS encoding metallopeptidase family protein, whose protein sequence is MMEFNARHSEHSLTISLDSTGSAHGQPAPAKTRPFLRRRRDRHGRGLRGPLVPASLPAARTRGEQFEDLVVDSADRLRSLWPEALATVEYLVEEVPDQLEALIASGAQAPLGKYTRGTLSAPDILATPPVIAIYRHPVEVLCDTPGQVRELVHEVMVEQVAGLLNMDPGSVDPLFGRFRGL, encoded by the coding sequence ATGATGGAGTTCAATGCCCGGCACAGCGAACACTCGCTCACCATATCCCTGGATTCAACTGGTTCCGCCCATGGTCAGCCCGCCCCAGCGAAGACCCGCCCGTTTCTGCGCCGACGCCGCGACAGGCATGGCAGGGGGCTTCGTGGCCCGCTAGTACCTGCTTCACTGCCCGCCGCACGCACACGGGGTGAACAGTTTGAAGACCTCGTTGTTGACTCGGCCGACCGTCTGCGCAGTCTCTGGCCAGAGGCACTGGCGACCGTTGAATATTTGGTGGAGGAAGTTCCCGATCAATTGGAAGCTCTCATCGCATCCGGCGCCCAAGCACCGTTGGGCAAGTACACCCGCGGTACTCTTTCCGCACCGGATATTCTTGCCACGCCCCCTGTCATAGCCATTTATCGGCACCCTGTCGAAGTTCTGTGCGATACCCCGGGGCAGGTGCGGGAGCTGGTGCATGAAGTGATGGTTGAACAGGTTGCGGGCTTGCTAAACATGGATCCAGGCTCCGTTGACCCGCTGTTCGGCCGCTTCCGTGGCCTCTGA
- a CDS encoding SGNH/GDSL hydrolase family protein codes for MDLQAAKSEEDGQPTEQPPKLYLPPHPYRRFVAVGDSFTEGIDDPQPNSPGDYRGWADRVAEELSVGVPEFAYANLAVRGQVLQEVLDSQIGQALALKPDLVSLQAGGNDLLHAGADPDKLAEILAGAVGLLKGQGMQVLIFVGPDSGRSTVLGQFRTKIAVYNENLRGIAKHYDAVIADLWAMTELHDPRMWSRDRLHPSSLGHHAVAAMVLETLNVPHSLMPLLPKPLPEKRWREARAGDVLWAREYLMPWVIGSIRHQSPSSGFSAKRPIPLGIDHEPPSEPPV; via the coding sequence ATGGATCTTCAGGCAGCGAAAAGTGAAGAGGATGGGCAGCCCACAGAGCAGCCACCTAAACTTTATCTGCCGCCCCACCCCTATAGAAGGTTCGTGGCCGTTGGCGATTCCTTTACCGAGGGGATTGATGATCCGCAGCCAAACAGCCCAGGTGATTACCGGGGTTGGGCTGATCGTGTGGCCGAAGAACTCAGCGTGGGAGTACCTGAATTCGCTTACGCCAACCTGGCAGTTCGCGGGCAGGTGCTTCAAGAGGTTCTTGATTCTCAAATAGGCCAGGCATTGGCATTGAAACCGGATCTGGTTTCTCTTCAGGCTGGTGGCAATGACCTTTTGCATGCGGGCGCCGATCCCGATAAGTTGGCAGAAATTTTGGCCGGAGCCGTGGGACTTTTAAAAGGTCAGGGTATGCAGGTACTTATATTTGTTGGCCCTGACTCGGGTCGGTCCACGGTACTGGGACAGTTCCGCACAAAGATCGCCGTATATAACGAGAACTTGCGTGGTATTGCCAAACACTACGACGCCGTGATTGCCGACTTGTGGGCCATGACTGAGCTACATGATCCACGAATGTGGAGCCGGGATCGGCTGCACCCGTCCTCCTTGGGACATCACGCGGTGGCAGCCATGGTGCTTGAAACGCTCAACGTGCCACATTCGTTGATGCCGCTGCTGCCCAAGCCGTTGCCGGAGAAAAGGTGGCGCGAGGCCCGTGCCGGCGATGTGCTTTGGGCACGCGAATATCTTATGCCCTGGGTCATTGGCAGTATCCGCCACCAATCACCGAGCAGCGGATTCTCAGCCAAACGTCCCATCCCGTTGGGCATTGACCACGAGCCACCGTCAGAACCGCCTGTGTAG
- a CDS encoding RDD family protein, with the protein MSAIITGEAVVLELRPATFAARSLATAIDVTVTLIVGLGLVLLLGALPFLVDFAALRAIVLVLVVTLLVIVPITVETLSRGKSLGKLAMGLRIVRDDGGSIRFRHAMIRALLAVLEIYMTLGSLACLVSLFNEKSKRLGDMLAGTYAIRDRSPKTVPLQVAVAPELAQWAALSDIGRLPDTLARRISMYLSQGAAMATSSRHSLGVELAEEASRYVAPLPAPGTDPRVFLSSLIAERRDREFKRMTLAAQRASTVRARLQRHGVRH; encoded by the coding sequence ATGTCCGCAATTATCACCGGTGAAGCCGTTGTCCTCGAGCTTCGGCCCGCAACTTTTGCTGCCCGCTCCCTCGCCACGGCCATCGACGTTACGGTCACGCTCATAGTTGGTTTGGGGCTGGTGCTACTTCTTGGCGCGCTACCGTTTCTGGTTGATTTTGCCGCGCTCCGAGCAATCGTCTTGGTGCTGGTAGTGACCCTGCTTGTGATTGTGCCCATCACAGTTGAGACCCTCAGCCGCGGGAAGTCGCTGGGGAAGCTTGCCATGGGCCTGCGCATAGTGCGGGACGACGGCGGATCCATCCGTTTCCGTCATGCCATGATCCGTGCGCTTTTGGCTGTGTTGGAGATTTATATGACGCTAGGTTCACTCGCTTGCCTTGTGTCGCTTTTCAACGAAAAATCCAAACGCTTGGGCGACATGCTGGCCGGGACTTACGCCATCCGTGACCGTTCGCCAAAGACCGTGCCACTGCAAGTGGCGGTGGCACCTGAACTGGCTCAATGGGCAGCTCTATCAGATATTGGCCGCCTCCCCGACACGCTAGCGCGGCGTATCTCCATGTATCTAAGCCAGGGAGCGGCCATGGCTACCTCCTCACGCCATAGTCTTGGCGTGGAATTGGCGGAGGAGGCAAGCCGTTATGTGGCCCCGCTGCCGGCCCCGGGAACCGACCCAAGAGTCTTTTTATCGTCCTTGATTGCTGAGCGCCGGGACCGCGAATTTAAACGAATGACACTAGCTGCCCAGAGGGCAAGCACAGTGCGTGCCCGGCTACAACGCCACGGTGTGCGCCACTAG
- a CDS encoding DUF3499 domain-containing protein, which produces MGTLRQCTRSACRESAVATLTYVYADSTAVLGPLATYAEPHCYDLCAKHSARLTVPLGWDVIHLARSDKLPVPGPDDLLALADAVREAANSEPADADVSSARREYRGTLEPPTQAHDGSNTGRRGHLRILRD; this is translated from the coding sequence GTGGGAACCCTTCGTCAATGCACTCGATCAGCCTGCCGTGAGTCGGCCGTGGCCACTTTGACGTACGTGTATGCAGATTCAACAGCAGTTTTGGGTCCGTTGGCGACCTATGCCGAACCGCATTGCTACGATTTATGCGCCAAACACTCCGCCCGGCTCACAGTCCCTTTGGGCTGGGACGTCATTCATCTTGCCCGGTCAGATAAGCTGCCCGTCCCGGGCCCGGATGACCTTCTAGCTCTGGCTGATGCCGTGCGAGAGGCCGCAAACTCTGAGCCTGCCGACGCCGATGTTAGTTCAGCCAGACGTGAATATCGTGGCACCCTTGAACCGCCGACCCAAGCTCACGACGGTTCAAATACGGGCCGGCGAGGGCATTTGCGCATCCTGCGCGACTAA
- a CDS encoding stage II sporulation protein M: protein MDMDAYTTVHAPQWERLKVLARKRRLSGAEAEELLELYQSVSAQLSLIRSVAAESALSASLSATLANARTRFTGAKSNFFVDTARFFVISLPAAFYRLRWLTLIVGAVFVLIGSLFALWTAGNPGVMAALGSDRQLQQLVDKDFVNYYSENPAASFAGAVWTNNAWIAAQCVAFGITGVFIPYSIFMNAQSIGMSAGVMFAFDRGDVFFSYILPHGLMELTSIFIAAAAGLRIFWSWVSPGPRTRLDSLAKEGRSLITVAAGLVLVLFVSGLVEAYVTPSSLPVWAKIAIGALVLAAYWAYTLILGGRAVRAGESGDLDADDAGASVRSV, encoded by the coding sequence ATGGACATGGATGCCTATACAACAGTGCACGCCCCGCAGTGGGAGCGCCTGAAAGTGCTTGCCCGAAAACGGCGCCTGAGCGGTGCTGAGGCCGAGGAGTTGTTGGAGCTTTACCAAAGCGTCTCAGCTCAGCTTTCACTGATCCGCTCGGTGGCGGCGGAGAGCGCACTGTCGGCGTCGTTATCGGCCACTCTGGCCAATGCGCGGACTCGTTTCACGGGCGCAAAATCGAACTTCTTCGTAGATACAGCCCGCTTTTTTGTCATCTCCTTGCCAGCTGCTTTTTACCGGCTGCGGTGGCTGACACTGATCGTTGGTGCGGTCTTTGTCCTCATAGGCTCGCTGTTTGCGCTGTGGACCGCGGGAAATCCTGGCGTGATGGCGGCTTTGGGCAGTGATCGCCAGCTTCAACAGTTGGTTGATAAAGACTTTGTGAACTACTACTCGGAGAACCCCGCTGCCTCATTTGCGGGGGCCGTGTGGACCAACAATGCGTGGATTGCCGCCCAGTGTGTGGCGTTTGGCATCACCGGAGTCTTCATCCCGTACTCAATTTTCATGAACGCCCAGAGCATTGGCATGAGCGCGGGCGTCATGTTCGCCTTTGACCGCGGGGATGTGTTCTTCAGCTATATTTTGCCGCACGGGTTGATGGAGCTGACGTCAATCTTTATCGCCGCCGCGGCCGGGCTGCGGATCTTTTGGTCCTGGGTGAGTCCGGGCCCGCGGACCAGGCTGGATTCGCTGGCGAAGGAGGGGCGTTCGCTGATCACGGTTGCTGCGGGCCTGGTGCTGGTGCTGTTTGTCTCGGGCCTGGTGGAAGCGTACGTCACCCCCAGCTCCCTGCCGGTCTGGGCTAAAATCGCCATTGGCGCGCTGGTCCTTGCCGCGTACTGGGCCTACACGCTGATCCTTGGTGGCCGGGCTGTGCGGGCGGGGGAGAGCGGTGACCTTGACGCGGACGACGCCGGAGCCTCCGTGCGCTCAGTCTGA
- the ahcY gene encoding adenosylhomocysteinase, producing MSASEPVPLTPSEYKVADLFLAAAGRHQIRLAEFEMPGLMSLREEYKDTLPLHGARIAGSLHMTVQTAVLIETLTALGAEVRWASCNIFSTQDEAAAAVVVGGGSPQRPTGVPVFAWKGETLAEYWWTAEQILTWPGADADPSKGANMILDDGGDATMLVHKGAAFEAAGKVPPTSAEESEEGAVFLSVLRESLAGDPLKWTRIAAEIHGVTEETTTGVHRLYQLAAEGKLLFPAINVNDSVTKSKFDNKYGIRHSLPDGIMRATDVLIGGKVAVVCGYGDVGKGAAEALRGQGARVIVTEIDPICALQAAMDGYQVTTLATVLTHGDIFITTTGGRDIIMAADMLKMKNKAIVGNVDHFDNEIDVSGLAKLDGAEKVEIKPQVHEWVFAAGSAAERSIIVLSEGRLLNLGNATGHPSFVMSNSFTNQVMAQIEIFTKSKSSEYAKEVYVLPKILDEKVARLHLAALGVQLSVLSEDQAAYLDLDPAGPYKPNHYRY from the coding sequence ATGAGCGCCTCTGAACCAGTGCCACTGACGCCTTCCGAATACAAGGTGGCAGACCTTTTTCTAGCCGCCGCTGGCCGCCACCAAATTCGCCTAGCGGAGTTTGAAATGCCCGGTCTGATGAGCCTGCGCGAGGAATACAAGGACACCTTGCCACTGCACGGTGCCCGCATTGCCGGCTCCTTGCATATGACCGTACAAACAGCTGTGCTCATTGAAACGTTGACGGCCCTGGGCGCCGAGGTTCGCTGGGCCTCCTGCAATATCTTCTCCACCCAGGATGAAGCGGCCGCCGCAGTAGTTGTGGGCGGCGGCAGTCCCCAGCGTCCAACAGGGGTCCCGGTCTTCGCCTGGAAAGGCGAGACTTTGGCCGAGTATTGGTGGACTGCTGAGCAGATTCTGACCTGGCCTGGAGCGGACGCTGACCCCTCCAAGGGTGCGAATATGATCCTTGACGACGGCGGAGACGCCACCATGCTTGTCCATAAGGGCGCCGCATTCGAGGCAGCCGGAAAAGTTCCGCCTACGTCAGCGGAAGAGTCTGAAGAAGGCGCTGTGTTCCTCTCGGTTCTGCGTGAGAGCCTCGCTGGCGACCCGCTGAAATGGACACGTATTGCCGCGGAGATCCACGGGGTCACCGAAGAAACTACCACGGGCGTTCACAGGCTGTATCAGCTCGCGGCCGAAGGCAAACTGCTTTTCCCGGCCATCAATGTCAATGACTCGGTGACAAAGTCGAAATTCGATAACAAGTATGGGATTCGGCATTCCTTGCCTGATGGGATCATGCGTGCAACGGATGTGCTTATTGGAGGAAAAGTGGCCGTCGTTTGCGGCTACGGTGACGTTGGCAAGGGGGCAGCCGAGGCGCTTCGTGGACAGGGCGCTCGGGTCATCGTCACAGAAATCGATCCCATCTGCGCCCTGCAAGCGGCCATGGATGGTTACCAAGTCACAACCCTGGCCACGGTGCTGACCCACGGCGATATTTTTATCACAACAACCGGCGGCAGAGACATCATCATGGCTGCTGACATGCTCAAAATGAAAAATAAGGCCATTGTTGGCAACGTGGACCACTTCGATAATGAGATTGACGTGTCAGGCCTGGCCAAGCTCGACGGCGCCGAAAAAGTAGAGATCAAACCGCAAGTCCATGAATGGGTCTTCGCCGCAGGATCCGCCGCGGAGCGCTCAATTATTGTCTTATCCGAGGGGCGTTTGCTGAACTTGGGCAATGCCACCGGGCATCCATCGTTCGTCATGAGCAATTCCTTCACCAACCAGGTCATGGCTCAGATTGAGATCTTTACCAAGTCTAAATCCTCCGAATATGCCAAAGAGGTTTATGTGCTGCCCAAGATCCTTGACGAGAAGGTTGCCCGACTGCACCTCGCCGCTCTGGGTGTGCAGCTGAGCGTCCTAAGCGAGGACCAAGCCGCGTATCTGGACCTGGATCCGGCCGGACCGTACAAGCCCAACCACTACCGATACTAG
- a CDS encoding MBL fold metallo-hydrolase, whose translation MTLDGTNSYVLSAPESAALVVVDPGPHLDSHLAQLAATGAVELILITHHHGDHTDGSAALHELTGAPVRAARAEFCHNSEPLYDGELIQAAGLTIEVLATPGHTSDSVCFAISAELPQLPDQPAHPDQPAHPDQRTEQMVLTGDTILGNSSTVICYPDGTLADYLTTLATLRSWGEEKGTEGNPVAGLPGHGPVLVDISAAALAYQNHRGERIAQVRNVVEYLAKENGSTPSVEAVTAVVYGDIPANLEPAARLSVEAQLHYIKNGGTVGL comes from the coding sequence ATGACTCTCGACGGGACGAACTCTTACGTGCTTTCCGCCCCCGAATCCGCCGCTTTGGTGGTAGTTGATCCTGGCCCGCACCTGGACTCTCACTTGGCCCAGCTGGCCGCAACCGGTGCGGTAGAGCTGATTCTTATCACCCATCACCATGGCGACCACACCGATGGAAGTGCCGCCCTGCACGAACTCACGGGAGCGCCCGTGCGCGCGGCCCGCGCGGAGTTTTGCCACAATTCAGAACCCTTGTACGACGGCGAGCTCATCCAGGCGGCGGGCCTCACCATTGAAGTACTCGCCACCCCAGGTCACACCAGCGACTCAGTGTGTTTCGCCATTTCCGCAGAGTTGCCGCAGCTCCCGGACCAGCCAGCGCACCCGGATCAGCCAGCGCACCCGGACCAGCGGACCGAGCAGATGGTGCTCACAGGTGACACGATCCTTGGCAACTCCAGCACTGTCATTTGTTACCCGGATGGAACATTGGCGGACTACCTCACCACGCTCGCCACGTTGCGCAGCTGGGGCGAAGAAAAGGGCACGGAAGGCAACCCGGTAGCAGGCCTGCCCGGGCACGGACCTGTTTTGGTTGATATCTCCGCGGCGGCTCTTGCCTATCAAAACCACAGGGGTGAGCGGATTGCCCAGGTGAGGAACGTCGTCGAATATTTGGCTAAAGAAAACGGGAGCACGCCTTCAGTTGAGGCGGTAACTGCAGTAGTTTACGGGGACATACCGGCGAATCTGGAGCCCGCCGCGCGGCTCTCTGTGGAAGCACAATTGCACTACATCAAAAATGGCGGAACAGTGGGGCTGTAG